The following nucleotide sequence is from Gammaproteobacteria bacterium.
CTTGAGGATAGGCAACGCCGTATTACCGTCATCGGCCTCGACGGTATTGGTGAAACCCAGGTCCCGCAACAAGTTCTTGACAATTCGACGCATCGTTGAAAAGTCATCAACGATGAGTATTTTCATGTTCTTATCCAAAACGTCCTCCGTTTTATTTCTGGGGAACAATCGTACAGTTATTATGACATCAAACGACTCTTGACCGTTAGTCTAGCCAATCTTTCATGCGTGCGCGTAATCTGGCGATGGCCTGCCCATGGATTTGGCATACACGCGACTCGCTAACACCCAGGACAAGCCCTATTTCCTTTAGATTGAGTTCCTGTTCGTAATACAACGACAAGGTCAACTTTTCACGTTCTGGTAGCTTGTCAATGGCCTCGCTTAATGCCTGACGAAAACGCGCGTCACTGACCTCATGCATCAGGTCCATTTGATCGACCAATTTTGTGCCGGCACCAATGTTCTCTTCCTGCCTGACCGCATCTTCAATGCCAATCACGCGAACACCGTTAATGTCCGCCACCATACGGTGGTACTGTTCGAGGCTAACACCAAGCCGTTCGGCAATTTCATCATCACGCGCGTCACGTCCGGTCTCTTGTTCAATGGCACTGATCGTGTCGGCGACTGCCCGTGCGTTCCGGTGAACACTCCGCGGTGCCCAGTCGCCCTTCCGAATTTCATCAATAATCGCGCCGCGGATCCGTATGCTGGCATAAGTCTCAAAGCTTGCACCTTTCGTATGATCAAAATTTCGTGCCGCTTCTAGTAAGCCGATCATCCCGGCTTGATATAAGTCGTCCAGTTCAACGTGTCTGGGTAACCGGGCCAAAACATGCAGGGCGATCCGCTTGACAAGCGGCGCATGCTGCTCAACTAGCTGATGCGCGTCGGCATGTTGGCGATACATGGCTACCCCTGTGTTCATAACTCACCCATAACCCCGGCTACCAGTCTCTCAGTAAAAAATTCAATGTGCCCCCGGGAGGCCACCGGAGGCGGCCAACTATCCACTTTTCTGGCAATTTGTTGTATCGCAACCGCGGCGGGCGTTCTCGGATGCAAATGCACTAGCGGTGTTTGCTTTCTCACCGCACTTCGAACGTTTTCATCAAATGGAATCGCACCAATATAGTCGACAGCGACATCTAAAAATTTGTCGGTCACCGCCGTCAATTTAGCAAAAAGCCGTTTCCCCTCCTGAGGACTGCGCACCATATTGGCCACAACACGAAAACGAAATACATCATGTTCTGTCGACAAAATTTTCATCAGTGCGTAGACATCCGTAATCGACGTCGGCTCGTCACAAACCACTGCAATAATATCTTGACTGGCTAAAGTAAAACTGATCACGTTATCCGCAATCCCTGCCGCAGTATCCACAATCAAGACGTCAATATCTTCAGTCAGGTGGCTAAACGCCCGGATTAAACCTGCATGTTCCGCTTGTGAAAGCTGCGCCATATCCTGCCGACCAGAAGAAGCCGGTACAATACGAATGCCGCCAGGGCCGCTTACGACAATATCGCTTAGGGCGCATTCTCCTCTCAGGACATGTGATAAATTTCTTTCTACCCGAAGACCAAGCATCACATCGACATTGGCCAAACCAAGGTCCGCATCAAGTAGCATGACGCGACGGCCAAGATCCGCCAACGCCACGGCCAAGTTGACCGAAAGACTGGTTTTACCGACACCGCCTTTACCACCAGTGACCGATACAACTTTTACAGGTTTCGTCATGCGTACTCCTGTTCTCAATATCCGGCGAAGCCCGCTCGCCTGATCAGTTGCGTAATCCACGGGTTAGGCTCTCAGTTTGAGCCCACCAACTGCCTGCGCTATCCGCCATTCCTCGGCTTCCTCGAGCGGATGCGCATTGGCAAGGCGAATTGCTTCTGCCACTAACTCATGTGCCTTGGGGATTCGAATGTCTTCAGGCACTTTCTGCCCATCTGTCACATACGCTATCGTCAATTGCTCCCGAATCACCTGACTCAGAACCGGGCCAAAGCTTGTCGCTTCATCCAGTTTAGTCAAAATCACCTCGGTGGGTGAAAATACGGAAAAACGCTTCACTGCTTCGGTCAAAGAAAACTGGTGCGCGGTCGCCGACAAAGTCAACCAAATACGGACCGGGTAGACGGTGTCGCCAAGTATAGCCGCCTGTTCTAATAAACGTTCGTCACGATGTGCCACTCCCGCGGTATCAATCAAAACCAGCTTTTTGTCCAATAACCGCTCCAATATTTGGTTAAGCTCAGCAGCGTCTTGCGTTATGAAACATTCAACACCCAATAATTGGGCATAAATCTGCAATTGCTCATGCGCACCGATGCGAAAACCATCCGTCGTTATC
It contains:
- a CDS encoding RNA polymerase sigma factor FliA, whose translation is MNTGVAMYRQHADAHQLVEQHAPLVKRIALHVLARLPRHVELDDLYQAGMIGLLEAARNFDHTKGASFETYASIRIRGAIIDEIRKGDWAPRSVHRNARAVADTISAIEQETGRDARDDEIAERLGVSLEQYHRMVADINGVRVIGIEDAVRQEENIGAGTKLVDQMDLMHEVSDARFRQALSEAIDKLPEREKLTLSLYYEQELNLKEIGLVLGVSESRVCQIHGQAIARLRARMKDWLD
- a CDS encoding MinD/ParA family protein; amino-acid sequence: MTKPVKVVSVTGGKGGVGKTSLSVNLAVALADLGRRVMLLDADLGLANVDVMLGLRVERNLSHVLRGECALSDIVVSGPGGIRIVPASSGRQDMAQLSQAEHAGLIRAFSHLTEDIDVLIVDTAAGIADNVISFTLASQDIIAVVCDEPTSITDVYALMKILSTEHDVFRFRVVANMVRSPQEGKRLFAKLTAVTDKFLDVAVDYIGAIPFDENVRSAVRKQTPLVHLHPRTPAAVAIQQIARKVDSWPPPVASRGHIEFFTERLVAGVMGEL